GCGCACGATGCGGGCACGCCGGCTCGGCGAGTGGTCGGATGCGCCGGCATCGCTGCCGGGCACGGTTCGGGTGGGGGATCGGGTGAGGCGATGCATGATGGCAGTGCTGGGTCGACGCCAATGTCGACCATCCTGCCCCAGCATAGAGACCCGACCTGAAGCCTGGCTGTAGCGCAGCGTCGCGGCGCTGCAGCTCAGGTGTCGGGGTGTATCAGGCGTCTCGGTTGCCTGGTGTCTGATCCTGGTCGAGCGCGTCACCGAAATCGATGCAGCCGTGCACGCTCGCATGCAGCGAGGCGTAGAACGCGGCCGAGAACAGCATCGCCACCGGCACCGCGAGCAGCAAGGCCAGCTGCGGCAGCCCGAGCGCGCCCAGCAGCACGCCGAGCACGGCCGACAGCAGCAGATCGGCCAGCAGCCAGCTCAGACCGTAGACCACGAAGGAGCCGAGGTTGCGCAGGCTCGCCAGCGTACTGCCGAACAAGGCCTTGGCGACGCCCGCGCCTTCGCGGTGCACCAGCACCGGCGCGTGCCAGAACAGCAGCGCCACCGGCGTCAGCAGCGCCACGCGCAGGACCATGCCGCCGCGCAAGGCCTGCAAGGCGTCGGCAGTGGCCTGGTCGTCGGTGGCTGAATGCAGCCTCTCCCACAGGTCGCCCAGGCCGGGGTCGATCAGATCGGCCAGGCCGAGCGCCAGCATCACGGCCAGCGCATGGGCGCCACCGAGCATCAGCAAGGACTTGCGCTGCGGCGAGCGCAGCGGCTCGAACAGCAGTGCCGGCGACGGCCGGGCGTCGAGTTGCACCCGCTCGACAGTGTGGACCCAGCCGGCGGTCAGCGCCGGCAGCAGCACCGACACCAGCAGCGGGCCGATCCACGGCAGCATCAGCAGCAGGCCGAGGCCGAACACCATGATGCCCAGCAGCGCGGCCAGGCCGAGCGGTTGGCGCTGCACCAGGCGCAGGCCGCTGCGCATCCAGGCGACGCCGTCGAGGGCACGAGCCGAGCGGAGTTTCATCGCGGCCTCACTCGGCGCGCAGCCAGTGCCACGGGTTGTTCACCCGTTCGCGCAGCACGCGCTCGAAATGGCCCGGGTCGTGCGCCTTGAGCATGCTGGCCTCGCGCGGCAGGTGGTAGTCCCACAGCCGCGAGGTCCAGAAGCGCAAGGCGCCGGCGCGCAGCAGCGCCGGCAGCAGGCGGATCTCGTCGTGGCCGAGTTCGCGCTCGGCGTCGTAGGCGCTGACGAAGGCCTGGGCGCGGGCCTCGTCGAGGCGTCCGCTGTCGAGGTCGATGCACCAGTCGTTCAGGCACACCGCCAGGTCGAACAGCCAGGTGTCGACGCCGGCGAAGTAGAAGTCGAAGAAGCCGGTGAGCTTCTCGTGGCCGGGCAGGCCGTCGAACATCACGTTGTCGCGGAACAGGTCGGCGTGGATCGGGCCACGCGGCAGCGCCGCGAAGGCCGGGCTGTGCGCCAGATCCTGCTGGAAATGCAGCTCCGACTCGATCAGCGCGCGCTGTTCGGGTGTCAGGTAGGGCGCGACCACGGGAACCGTCTCCGTCCACCAGGCCAGGCCCCGCAGATTGGGCTGATGCAGCGCGAAATCGCGCGCCGCCAGGTGCATGCGCGCCAGCATCGCGCCGACCTGCTGGCAGTGCCAGACCGAGGGCGCGAGC
This portion of the Leptothrix cholodnii SP-6 genome encodes:
- a CDS encoding homoserine kinase, coding for MAVFTEVSADAAAALSERLGLGTVTELRGISSGIENTNYFLTTDPGDGAHEWVLTLFERLSAEQLPFYLQLMKHLAQRDIPVPDPQADINGEILHSLCGKPAAVVDKLAGGHQLAPSVWHCQQVGAMLARMHLAARDFALHQPNLRGLAWWTETVPVVAPYLTPEQRALIESELHFQQDLAHSPAFAALPRGPIHADLFRDNVMFDGLPGHEKLTGFFDFYFAGVDTWLFDLAVCLNDWCIDLDSGRLDEARAQAFVSAYDAERELGHDEIRLLPALLRAGALRFWTSRLWDYHLPREASMLKAHDPGHFERVLRERVNNPWHWLRAE
- a CDS encoding BPSS1780 family membrane protein, translated to MKLRSARALDGVAWMRSGLRLVQRQPLGLAALLGIMVFGLGLLLMLPWIGPLLVSVLLPALTAGWVHTVERVQLDARPSPALLFEPLRSPQRKSLLMLGGAHALAVMLALGLADLIDPGLGDLWERLHSATDDQATADALQALRGGMVLRVALLTPVALLFWHAPVLVHREGAGVAKALFGSTLASLRNLGSFVVYGLSWLLADLLLSAVLGVLLGALGLPQLALLLAVPVAMLFSAAFYASLHASVHGCIDFGDALDQDQTPGNRDA